One Halopelagius inordinatus genomic region harbors:
- a CDS encoding acetyl-CoA carboxylase yields MTERTTVTAPMPGVFYRRPDPEEPTFVEPGDAVESDSVIALIGVMKNFHDVTADADGEIVEFLTEHEQEVDAGDELAVIEVS; encoded by the coding sequence ATGACAGAGCGAACAACGGTGACAGCGCCGATGCCGGGCGTATTCTACCGCCGGCCGGACCCGGAGGAACCGACGTTCGTAGAGCCCGGAGACGCCGTCGAGAGCGACAGCGTAATCGCCCTCATCGGCGTCATGAAGAACTTCCACGACGTCACCGCCGACGCGGACGGCGAAATCGTCGAGTTCCTGACGGAACACGAACAGGAGGTCGATGCGGGCGACGAACTCGCCGTCATCGAGGTTTCGTAG